The DNA sequence TCCCTCCAATTGCACGGCCTTAACATCATCAGTTACCTAAATACAAAAAAGCCACAAAAATATTAGACTACTTCAATTACCTATTAACTctataaaattgaaaaatttttaaaactgcATACCGTATTTCCAAACATAATACGTTGAAAATCCTTTATGCGCCATATCCTACTCCACTTCCATGGCTCATTTGGAGCACTCTGCTGAACTATTCTCCTGCCTAACTCTTGCAACAGGTCATGCATTCTAATTTTGTATTCATCGATTGTTTTTAATGATTTATCGATGAGTACACTTATTCCAATCTTTGGATGAAGACCACGACAGTACAACATGTCTTCCACAAACCCTTTATATTGGTGGTTAAAGAAACAAGCAAtgtccaaaaatattttcttttcgaGGGGTTCCAATCCGTCAAAACTCAGTTGAAGCACATCTGCGATTTccttctttggattatttttaagTCTATCTAAGGCACTTCTCCATACAGAAATATCTCGACCGCGTAGATATGACCCCAAAACTTTGATTGCCAAGGGAAGGCCTTGAGCATATTCAAGTGCAAGATCCGTCAACTTTTTGTACTCTCTGCTAATCTCATCACAACTTATAATGATATTATCATTAAAAGCTTTTTCACAaaacaattgatgagcttcATCCTCATTCAAGAGTTGAACTTTGTATATTTCATCTAGCCCAAAAGAGTTCAAGACATGTTGATCTCTAGAAGTTACTACAATTCTGCTTCCTGGACATAGACAATCACGAGTCACGCCAAGGTTCTCTAACTGTTCAACATCATCGGCATTATCTAGAACAATCAGAGCCTTTTGACAGCGTAGCATAGTTTTTATCAAACTATTAGCCTCGTAATGATTGTATATATCTTGGATCTCTCCATTTGTAATTTGACAAACAAGTTGCTTTTGTAGAGAAAGTAGACCACCGTCACGAAAAACTTTGCTTATATCATCAACAAAACAATGAGCACCATATTTATGAAGGTTTCTACCATACACGACCCTAGCAAGTGTTGACTTTCCTATCCCACCCATGCCACAAACGCCTACAACCCGAACTTCATTATCGGAGTTGAAATCAATCAGGTTTTCCAATTCTTCCACACGAGATTGCATCCCAACCAACCCATCCACACTTAACGAATTGCAACCTAATTTGCTTCTCACCCTCTTAACAATTTTTTCAATCTCTCCATTCTCCTGCCTGaaagaacaaagagaaaatGAACTTGTAAGCTCATTTCCTTATATAAGACAAcctaaaacaaagagaaaacgaGAGTAATACAAGGCGATTTTGTTTAATCAACTTATTCATGCATAGATAATCTATTTGACAAAGATAGTAATGGAATTTAGTAAAGATTACTTACTTATTTTGTATATCCCAACCAGAGAGATTGGCGACTTGCAGCAGAGATTCCCTCCATTGTTGCACCATCTTTGAGTTATCTTTGAATCTTTCTTCATGCTCAGCCAACGCTTTCCCATAGTTTCCGGTCTGTTTACGCACCTCAGACGGAGTCACATCATAGAAAATAGGCAACAGATTTGGTTCTGTTATCGTATTGCTGCAATCAAGCATCTTAGCGAGTTCCTGCAAGCACCATGAAGAAGTAGCATAGTTCTTAGAGAAGATGACAATCAGAACCTGAGATCCTTCAATTGCTTGCACCAGCTCAGTGGAGATGTGCTGTCCTTGCATCAGATTCCTATCGTCTCTAAATGCAACTATTCCGTTTTTACGGAAAGCGGCAAAGAGATGATCAGCGAAGGTGTTGCGTACGTCCTCACCTCTGAAGCTCACAAACACGTCATATTTGGGTCTTGTGCTACTTGATGCCATGCTTTGGATGCTCCTGCACTCCATTGACGAAGTTGAAGTGAAGAGTGGAAGAGACTGTGTGCAGAGGAGAAATATTCTGAGAAGTTGGATTGAAAGTCCTTTTTGGAGGAAGGAAGCATCGTAGTAATTGAGATAAAGACTAATATTGTACCTTTAAAGGCCAATCAAGTCATATTCCCCTTGACTCCTGTAACAAACCAAGTCTagtttatttcatattttttcatTATCACAATGGTTTTAATTATTCTTGTGGGGTATAATGTTGAAAATACATTCTGCAAAAGCAGAGGCTCACCAAAACTTTGTCTTCTTTGGGACCCAAtgcaactctctctctcttggaATTTCAATTCCCGGAAATACCATAGAAATGTGAGGAGTGAATTCCTTGTATACCTTTaacaacaaaaacaaacaaTCCTGTACTTTAGATGATGCACACCTCACAAAACAagacagaagaagaagaatacgCACGTAGCTTAAGGTTACACACACCTGAGGCTcgttcttaaattttaaatgatattttaaaaatattttgtttaaaataaatcaattttagaaaatttaaagaatatttAAACAGAAAAGCTCTACATTCATGTAAAAAATACATGGATATTATCCAAGTAACTTCCTCTACACACGCGTTCCCTCACCTCACAGTCGTCTGTTATACACGCGCCTGATATAACGTATATAACATAAACCTTTTCTGCGTGATAAACCTTTCTCAACGTAAACCTTGTTCTCTTCTCgcgttttctttcttcttcttctatgttcttcttcttcttcaacctaataaaattccttattctcttcatgtttcttcttcttctttttttcttcgaTATGGACTTCTGAAtttgaaacaatgaatgaatCAACTTCAAATCAGTTGAATGAGTGAAATTTGGATTATTCTTCCGAAACGCATCAATTTGATGAGGTTTGaattattgaattttgaatcgAATTTAATGGAATGCAATTgctaattttatttgaattgaattgaatagatGGAGGTGATCTAaatctgaattgaattgaattgataatatcTAAATTGTAGGCAGAGTTGTTTTGAATTTggttttatataatggattatctTTCGTTTACTGTGAGTAACCTTTCGGTTCGGTAATTATTATAGAGTTGTTTCACCATGAGCATGTGTTCGGTTCAATATGCAGAAATGAGTCtgtaaaagaaaatagaggaaTATATTCTGTTTTGTTCACTGTGCACTATATAATTGTTTCACCATAATAAAGTTTTTGGTTCACCATGCAGACCAGCTGTATTGTGGATGAAAAATTTGCCCCAAAGGTGGGAATGATTTTCAAGACACTAGAAGAAGCTGGAAAGTTCTACAAACATTATTCAAAACTTGCCGGTTTTTCTACGAAAATAAGAAACACGACTTGGGACagagacaaaattaaaaatcaacaCCAACCAAGCGACTATTCTCGGAGTCCGAAAATTCGGGAGCGAAAGGAGATACTTCAACTTGCAAGATAATTAAGATTGAGAATTTGAATGGGTATATTTTAGAATTCCCtttttaagtttatttaatAGAATAATGTCAAACATATATTTGTTTGgtgaaaatattatttgttcttaagttatttttttatgtttttttttaatttttatgtttggaatttagaattttttttaatataagttAATGTTATTTGGTTATTActtgtgatttttttttcaattcatACCCATGATATTTTGCTATTTCTAATTTAGTATTTGATATCAtaaagttttatatttttaatataaaatattattgatataattaagttagttattaatttttaatgtgtaattatttaaaaaacttaattctaatttctaattactaattaaaacactttgtttaaactttttaatttaaaatataatttttttgaatttttaagtaAGCAAAAGtctttaaaaatatcatttttatttacataattTATAAGCAAATTTGCTAACTACAAAATATTAGATTAAATTGaatgaaattatttatttttttttaaacgtgaggttatttatactatttaaaaaaaactaatatatatttttatatacttaaattttttttctatcgttcctaaaaaattaaactaatttagtAGTTCGAAAAAATGGAGAATTTTTTGCTGATGTGACGCTAATACATTGAGCTTGGAAATTATTTGCTTAGGTGTCgttattagaaatttttaaaactttatttataaattataagttaTTTGTTTAGGTggttatcttttaaattttaagttatttgcttaagttattttttttaggttgttattttttaaatttttaaatacactTTCTTAAGTTGTTAGTTTTAGATATTTACATAATTTATaaggttattaatttttaaattgtaattattttttgtttttattgacAAATAATAAGATAGATACAATTTATGATAAAACtaaaacaattatttttaatttctattttttgattagaataaaagaattttatattttaaaataatatttaatttcaacTTTTCTCATGCCATTATTTTAAAAGGaccataaaataaaaatattaattaattaattaatttaataataagatCAGGAGTGATATATACAACGAATTAGGATTCAAGATATAGTTGTTAGGGATGAAATTCATACTTCCAAAGCAGATAAATGTATCATTCTAGCTACCTGCGCCTTTCACATGTAGCATGAGATACATGTTTAATGattattaaaatattctaaCAATTTGTAAGAAATATATGGATATCTAGATCTCTTCAACACAATGACATGTAATTCGAGTTGGCAAGAGATTGGTAGAGTTAATAATCCAAAGAAtttaaaagttgaagaccaatCAGATATATCATGTATAGTGTTCAAAATTAAGCTTGACATGATAACCTCCAATCTTAAGCAAGGAATTCCATTTGAAGTGCTAGATACAAGTATTGCTCATCATTTAACCTTATTTTTAgcaaaattttttgttaaattatttgcatagttatatatttatcaaaacatatatataaaatagatagtttatttataacatattattttttcatctttttattATAATGGTATACATGGTAAAATTCTAAAAGAGAGGTCCAACACATATTCATATTCTTTTGTGATTGAGTGGAGATTACAAGATAACAAACACAACTTAAATTGACCGGTTAATATTGTTAGGATCGTTCGATCCTGTTTGATACCCAAAATTGTTTAGAGTTGTGTCTACATATATGATTCATGGACCATATGATTCATGGACCATTTACTCAAATTATTCCTGCATGAAAAATGGATACTACACCAAATATTATCCTAAAACATTCAATAACACCACGGTTATTAATGATAGTTGATATCCATCATATAGAAGATAAGATACAAGAGTAATTACTGAAAGGAAGGGATTCCATATGGATAATAAGAATGTAATTTCTTACAATGCATATCTGATAATGCCTTATCAAGCGCATGTGGCATGTTAACGTAGAGTACTACAAGTCAAATACTATCAAATATTTGTTCAAGTACATGAATAAATATTAAGACAAGGTGGTAGTTAAGGTTTCAAAGGAAGCTTTCAGTGGAGAGGATGCTCAGATTATTATGAGat is a window from the Arachis stenosperma cultivar V10309 chromosome 3, arast.V10309.gnm1.PFL2, whole genome shotgun sequence genome containing:
- the LOC130968766 gene encoding disease resistance protein RUN1-like, whose protein sequence is MECRSIQSMASSSTRPKYDVFVSFRGEDVRNTFADHLFAAFRKNGIVAFRDDRNLMQGQHISTELVQAIEGSQVLIVIFSKNYATSSWCLQELAKMLDCSNTITEPNLLPIFYDVTPSEVRKQTGNYGKALAEHEERFKDNSKMVQQWRESLLQVANLSGWDIQNKQENGEIEKIVKRVRSKLGCNSLSVDGLVGMQSRVEELENLIDFNSDNEVRVVGVCGMGGIGKSTLARVVYGRNLHKYGAHCFVDDISKVFRDGGLLSLQKQLVCQITNGEIQDIYNHYEANSLIKTMLRCQKALIVLDNADDVEQLENLGVTRDCLCPGSRIVVTSRDQHVLNSFGLDEIYKVQLLNEDEAHQLFCEKAFNDNIIISCDEISREYKKLTDLALEYAQGLPLAIKVLGSYLRGRDISVWRSALDRLKNNPKKEIADVLQLSFDGLEPLEKKIFLDIACFFNHQYKGFVEDMLYCRGLHPKIGISVLIDKSLKTIDEYKIRMHDLLQELGRRIVQQSAPNEPWKWSRIWRIKDFQRIMFGNTVTDDVKAVQLEGSYEERNMTLRAETLSRMRRLEFLKIKSVSFSGSFNSISSELRYLEWEEYPFTYFPSCCKLSKLLKIVLRCSNIKQLWDGTMCLDNLKELDLSDSENLVKPPNLSQAPNLERLFLRRCRKLKHIHPSTGDLRKLVELDLSGCTSLMSFPITVFGISSLKSVDLIGCSRLFGGKELENGSESSIQCQSTVWSTFKRLKLRLPFHFFNYSKSRYNHVFHLWRLSVARLSCVYYLNLSYCNLHTIPEAISSLHYLGILVFEGNNIVRVPDFINKLPRLRVLMLDNCKRLMYVDEFPLPLPYSAAERTKVVKRGELSMLNCPKIVEKERLSGMGSSWMREYIKVHNESTVELGIIIPGSGVPIPRWFKDQNKGADNSMWIESFPNANDNNWIGIALCAQILVQFEQSLSIELYFYDQTGKGNFVYGIIWPKKEQEVTGELAHLCLFYFSRQLLKQHDLHGSRFEFKEVNHGYVEVKKWGMRVVLNQDME